One window of Dermacentor andersoni chromosome 7, qqDerAnde1_hic_scaffold, whole genome shotgun sequence genomic DNA carries:
- the LOC126533429 gene encoding retinol dehydrogenase 12-like isoform X2 encodes MEAPAHVSVARHRRRAPLPVSSLISRRARCIGGRCWPACYPARSSLALGETMWLLACFAPAALLLALFAYNRLSTRLCRCKADLSGRTVVITGANAGIGYETARQLALRGARLVLGCRNEERARRAVERLASETRSTAVSWLPLDTSSPDSVRAFVERLLRLTGGRVHVLVNNAATAADDDCRRLTAEGHELVWATNYLGHYLLTRLLLRVSVCAVHPGVVNTPVARGLTRVKEPWFGLLSTLFGVKTVREACETTVHAVVATNPCSGWYLSDCRARWPAARCPDDERDAGRLWALSELAFPALPPVGEGSR; translated from the exons ATGGAGGCGCCGGCACATGTCTCGGTTGCACGACACCGCCGCAGAGCGCCGCTGCCTGTCTCTTCGCTGATTTCGAGACGTGCACGTTGCATCGGGGGTCGCTGCTGGCCTGCTTGCTACCCCGCACGTTCTTCCTTAGCTCTCGGAGAAACGATGTGGCTGCTGGCGTGTTTCGCACCGGCTGCTCTCCTGCTTGCCCTGTTCGCCTACAACAGGCTGTCCACGAGGCTCTGCCGGTGCAAGGCCGACCTGAGCGGACGAACggtggtcatcacgggagccaaCGCCG GTATCGGCTACGAGACGGCCCGCCAGTTGGCCCTACGCGGCGCGCGGCTCGTGCTCGGCTGTCGCAACGAGGAGCGCGCGAGGCGCGCCGTCGAGCGGCTGGCCTCGGAGACTCGTAGCACGGCGGTCAGCTGGCTGCCGCTCGACACGTCGAGTCCGGACTCGGTGCGCGCCTTCGTCGAGCGCCTGCTGCGGCTCACGGGTGGCCGCGTGCACGTGCTGGTGAACaacgcggccaccgcggccgacGACGACTGCCGGCGACTGACGGCCGAGGGCCACGAGCTGGTCTGGGCCACCAACTACCTGGGCCACTACCTGCTGACGCGCCTGCTGCTGC GCGTGAGCGTGTGCGCAGTACATCCCGGTGTGGTGAACACACCCGTCGCCAGAGGCCTAACGCGTGTGAAAGAACCCTGGTTCGGCTTGCTGTCCACCTTATTCGGAGTCAAG ACGGTGCGCGAGGCCTGCGAGACGACTGTGCACGCAGTTGTGGCGACGAACCCATGCAGCGGCTGGTACCTGTCCGATTGTCGTGCTCGGTGGCCAGCCGCCCGCTGCCCAGACGACGAGCGGGACGCAGGCCGCCTGTGGGCGCTCAGCGAGCTCGCCTTTCCGGCGTTGCCGCCGGTGGGAGAAGGAAGTCGATGA
- the LOC126533429 gene encoding retinol dehydrogenase 12-like isoform X1 — protein sequence MWLLACFAPAALLLALFAYNRLSTRLCRCKADLSGRTVVITGANAGIGYETARQLALRGARLVLGCRNEERARRAVERLASETRSTAVSWLPLDTSSPDSVRAFVERLLRLTGGRVHVLVNNAATAADDDCRRLTAEGHELVWATNYLGHYLLTRLLLPTLRECAPSRVVNLTSVAQQMARIDWDDVQGLRGTWAAGRAYCNSKRAMLLFTAELARRLHGSGVSVCAVHPGVVNTPVARGLTRVKEPWFGLLSTLFGVKTVREACETTVHAVVATNPCSGWYLSDCRARWPAARCPDDERDAGRLWALSELAFPALPPVGEGSR from the exons ATGTGGCTGCTGGCGTGTTTCGCACCGGCTGCTCTCCTGCTTGCCCTGTTCGCCTACAACAGGCTGTCCACGAGGCTCTGCCGGTGCAAGGCCGACCTGAGCGGACGAACggtggtcatcacgggagccaaCGCCG GTATCGGCTACGAGACGGCCCGCCAGTTGGCCCTACGCGGCGCGCGGCTCGTGCTCGGCTGTCGCAACGAGGAGCGCGCGAGGCGCGCCGTCGAGCGGCTGGCCTCGGAGACTCGTAGCACGGCGGTCAGCTGGCTGCCGCTCGACACGTCGAGTCCGGACTCGGTGCGCGCCTTCGTCGAGCGCCTGCTGCGGCTCACGGGTGGCCGCGTGCACGTGCTGGTGAACaacgcggccaccgcggccgacGACGACTGCCGGCGACTGACGGCCGAGGGCCACGAGCTGGTCTGGGCCACCAACTACCTGGGCCACTACCTGCTGACGCGCCTGCTGCTGC CGACGCTGCGGGAATGCGCGCCCTCTCGCGTCGTCAACctgacgtcagtggcgcagcagATGGCGCGCATCGACTGGGACGACGTGCAGGGCCTGCGCGGTACCTGGGCAGCCGGCCGCGCTTACTGCAACTCCAAGCGAGCCATGCTCCTCTTCACCGCCGAGCTGGCCCGACGTCTGCACGGAAGCG GCGTGAGCGTGTGCGCAGTACATCCCGGTGTGGTGAACACACCCGTCGCCAGAGGCCTAACGCGTGTGAAAGAACCCTGGTTCGGCTTGCTGTCCACCTTATTCGGAGTCAAG ACGGTGCGCGAGGCCTGCGAGACGACTGTGCACGCAGTTGTGGCGACGAACCCATGCAGCGGCTGGTACCTGTCCGATTGTCGTGCTCGGTGGCCAGCCGCCCGCTGCCCAGACGACGAGCGGGACGCAGGCCGCCTGTGGGCGCTCAGCGAGCTCGCCTTTCCGGCGTTGCCGCCGGTGGGAGAAGGAAGTCGATGA